The following proteins are co-located in the Pseudoalteromonas sp. N1230-9 genome:
- a CDS encoding type 1 glutamine amidotransferase domain-containing protein: MSDLNSQLNGKKIAILATNGFEQSELLSPRSALLEAGALVEVVSLERGDITAWDENQWGERVTVDRVVSEADSAEYDALLLPGGLFNPDTLRQNSEAKAFVDGFFSAGKNKPIAAICHGPWLLAEINKLRDRKVTSYPSIKTDLINAGANWVDQEVCVDEGIVTSRSPADLEAFNRKFIEEIKEGEHRHH, encoded by the coding sequence ATGTCAGATTTAAATAGCCAACTTAATGGTAAAAAGATTGCCATTCTTGCAACCAACGGCTTTGAGCAAAGCGAGCTATTGTCACCACGAAGCGCATTATTAGAAGCTGGTGCACTTGTTGAAGTTGTGTCACTTGAGCGTGGCGATATCACCGCATGGGATGAAAACCAATGGGGTGAGCGAGTCACTGTTGACCGCGTAGTCAGCGAAGCAGACTCTGCAGAGTATGACGCGTTACTGCTTCCTGGTGGTTTATTCAACCCAGATACGTTACGTCAAAATAGCGAAGCAAAAGCGTTTGTTGATGGTTTTTTTAGTGCAGGTAAAAACAAACCCATTGCCGCGATATGCCATGGCCCATGGCTATTAGCCGAAATTAACAAGTTACGCGACCGCAAGGTGACATCATACCCAAGTATTAAAACTGATTTGATCAATGCTGGTGCTAATTGGGTTGATCAAGAGGTGTGTGTTGATGAGGGCATAGTTACAAGTCGAAGCCCAGCCGACCTGGAAGCCTTTAATCGAAAATTCATAGAAGAAATTAAAGAGGGCGAGCATCGCCATCATTAA
- a CDS encoding YciI family protein encodes MLYMIYSTDVENSLEARKSARPAHLARLQELDDQNRLFTAGPLPAVDSEDPAEAGFTGSLVVAEFDSLEAAREWAANDPYIAAGVYDNSVVKPFKKVFG; translated from the coding sequence ATGCTGTATATGATTTATTCAACAGACGTTGAGAATAGTTTGGAAGCACGTAAATCTGCTCGCCCTGCTCACTTAGCTCGCCTTCAGGAATTAGACGATCAAAATCGTTTATTTACAGCAGGCCCGCTACCAGCCGTTGATAGTGAAGACCCTGCTGAAGCCGGTTTTACAGGCTCATTAGTGGTTGCTGAGTTTGATTCATTAGAAGCAGCAAGGGAATGGGCAGCAAACGACCCTTATATTGCTGCTGGCGTTTACGATAACTCAGTTGTAAAGCCATTTAAAAAAGTCTTTGGTTAA
- a CDS encoding anthranilate synthase component 1, with protein sequence MIFSHITTTPGEVTSITQVRDYISSPLALYSLLDKPNSLLLESAEIDSKDSVKSLILVDSALRIVCQGKQVTLTAQSNNGKQLLPYLQTHVQNCSAELVEDTLTLTYNEVASDIDEASKLVADNAFSALRSCINSIKSTTDNPFSVFLGGVFAYDMVANFETLSDVPDGENSCPDYVFYLAETLVVIDHQAKTTELIGNVFNGPEVHANCFEVGQQLERLNTVCDNAQSYQGQKQAGSNPISVDVSDEQYCEHVITLKNNIVDGDIFQVVPSRTFSLACPDSLHAYSQLKQQNPSPYMFYMRDEEFVLFGASPESALKYCPESKQVEVYPIAGTRPRGKFANGQINPDLDSRIELELRNDQKERAEHLMLVDLARNDVARISVPGTRHAKELLKVDRYSQVMHLVSRVVGTLKPELDALHAYQACMNMGTLVGAPKVRAAELVRQTEQKRRGSYGGAVGYLTGDGAMDSCIVIRSAFVKNGTAYVQAGAGVVFDSDPQSEANETRAKAQAVITAIQSTYEAQ encoded by the coding sequence TTGATTTTTAGTCATATAACAACGACACCGGGTGAAGTAACCAGTATCACTCAAGTGCGCGACTACATCAGTAGCCCACTTGCGTTATACAGTTTACTCGATAAGCCTAATTCACTGCTGTTAGAGTCTGCTGAAATTGATTCTAAAGACAGTGTAAAAAGTCTAATTTTGGTTGACTCAGCGCTACGTATTGTTTGCCAAGGCAAACAGGTAACACTCACCGCACAGTCAAATAACGGCAAGCAATTACTGCCTTATTTACAAACTCATGTGCAAAACTGCTCTGCTGAGCTTGTAGAAGACACATTAACGTTAACCTACAACGAGGTCGCAAGCGATATTGATGAAGCCAGTAAATTAGTAGCAGATAACGCATTTAGTGCGCTACGTAGCTGCATCAACAGTATTAAAAGCACAACAGACAACCCATTCTCTGTGTTCTTAGGCGGTGTGTTTGCCTACGACATGGTTGCTAATTTCGAAACCCTTTCTGATGTACCTGACGGCGAAAACAGCTGCCCTGATTATGTTTTCTACCTCGCCGAAACGTTAGTTGTCATCGACCATCAAGCAAAAACAACCGAGCTAATTGGCAATGTATTTAACGGCCCTGAAGTTCATGCTAATTGTTTTGAGGTTGGTCAACAGTTAGAACGTTTAAATACCGTATGTGACAATGCACAAAGCTATCAAGGGCAAAAGCAAGCAGGCTCAAACCCAATTTCTGTCGATGTTAGCGACGAGCAATACTGCGAACATGTCATCACGTTAAAAAACAACATCGTTGATGGCGATATTTTCCAAGTTGTTCCATCACGTACTTTTTCTCTCGCCTGCCCTGACTCACTCCATGCTTACAGCCAACTAAAACAACAAAACCCAAGCCCATATATGTTTTACATGCGCGATGAAGAGTTTGTGTTATTCGGCGCATCGCCCGAGTCAGCCCTCAAATACTGCCCAGAGAGCAAACAAGTTGAGGTATACCCAATTGCAGGTACTCGCCCTCGTGGCAAGTTTGCTAATGGGCAAATTAATCCAGACCTAGACAGCCGCATTGAGCTTGAACTTCGCAACGACCAAAAAGAACGTGCCGAGCACCTGATGTTAGTTGATTTAGCGCGAAATGATGTTGCCCGCATTAGCGTACCAGGCACACGTCACGCGAAAGAGTTATTAAAAGTAGACCGCTACTCACAAGTGATGCATTTAGTTTCACGCGTGGTTGGTACTTTAAAACCTGAACTCGATGCGCTACATGCTTACCAAGCTTGTATGAACATGGGCACCTTAGTGGGTGCCCCTAAAGTACGCGCTGCTGAGTTAGTTCGTCAAACCGAACAAAAACGCCGCGGTAGCTATGGAGGTGCAGTAGGTTATTTAACGGGCGATGGCGCCATGGATAGCTGTATTGTTATTCGCTCTGCCTTTGTTAAAAACGGCACAGCCTATGTGCAAGCAGGTGCAGGTGTGGTGTTTGATTCAGATCCACAATCAGAAGCCAATGAAACCCGCGCTAAAGCACAAGCTGTGATCACTGCGATTCAATCGACTTACGAGGCACAATAA
- the trpB gene encoding tryptophan synthase subunit beta, whose translation MQNPAYFGKFGGMFVPQLLVPALKQLEAEFNKSQKDPAFQAEFEKLLNEYAGRPTPLTLTRNLVKNPKVKLYLKREDLLHGGAHKTNQVLGQALLTKRMGKKEVIAETGAGQHGVATALACALLGLKCRIYMGAKDVERQQPNVFRMKLMGAEVIPVTAGSGTLKDAVNEALRDWSANYKDAHYLLGTAAGPHPFPTMVREFQKMIGEEAKQQVLKAEGRLPDAVLACVGGGSNAIGMFTDFIDEPSVKLIGVEPAGKGLDTHQHGATLCKGTKGILHGTYTYIMQNDDGQIEESYSVSAGLDYPAVGPQHAYLHETGRAEYVGITDTEALEAFQLLAKNEGIIPALESSHALAYALKYAEQQTEDTILVVNLSGRGDKDLAHVHSVLSEGGAL comes from the coding sequence ATGCAAAATCCAGCTTATTTCGGTAAATTCGGTGGTATGTTTGTACCACAGCTGCTTGTGCCAGCACTCAAGCAACTAGAAGCAGAGTTTAATAAATCACAAAAAGATCCAGCTTTTCAGGCTGAGTTTGAAAAACTGTTAAATGAATACGCAGGTCGTCCTACGCCATTAACTCTGACACGTAACTTAGTTAAAAATCCTAAGGTAAAACTGTATTTAAAGCGTGAAGATTTACTGCACGGCGGTGCGCACAAAACCAACCAAGTACTTGGTCAAGCACTTCTGACCAAACGCATGGGTAAAAAAGAAGTGATTGCAGAAACAGGTGCCGGCCAACACGGTGTTGCAACGGCCCTAGCCTGTGCCTTACTTGGCTTAAAATGCCGTATTTACATGGGCGCAAAAGACGTTGAACGTCAGCAACCAAATGTATTTCGTATGAAACTAATGGGCGCAGAGGTTATTCCTGTCACGGCAGGCTCTGGTACCTTAAAAGATGCCGTAAACGAAGCACTGCGTGACTGGTCAGCTAATTACAAAGATGCTCACTATTTACTAGGCACTGCAGCAGGCCCTCACCCATTCCCTACCATGGTGCGTGAGTTCCAAAAAATGATTGGTGAAGAAGCAAAACAACAAGTACTGAAAGCAGAGGGTCGCTTACCGGATGCTGTGCTTGCTTGTGTAGGTGGTGGCTCTAACGCCATTGGTATGTTCACAGACTTTATTGATGAGCCAAGCGTAAAACTCATTGGTGTAGAGCCAGCTGGTAAAGGCTTAGATACCCATCAACACGGTGCTACGCTATGTAAGGGCACGAAAGGCATTTTACACGGTACCTATACCTATATTATGCAAAATGATGATGGTCAAATTGAAGAGTCTTACTCTGTTTCAGCAGGTCTTGATTACCCAGCTGTTGGTCCACAACATGCTTATCTTCATGAGACAGGCCGTGCAGAATATGTGGGCATTACTGATACTGAAGCACTTGAGGCATTCCAACTACTGGCTAAGAACGAAGGGATTATTCCAGCGCTTGAATCAAGCCATGCCCTCGCATATGCCCTTAAATATGCCGAGCAACAAACCGAAGACACTATTTTAGTGGTTAACCTAAGCGGCCGAGGCGATAAAGATTTGGCTCACGTACACAGTGTTTTATCAGAAGGAGGCGCACTATGA
- the trpCF gene encoding bifunctional indole-3-glycerol-phosphate synthase TrpC/phosphoribosylanthranilate isomerase TrpF, which produces MANVLDKIVADKRIELEQRKAQRPLESFIGDVVPTKRDFEAALAATGTQFILECKKASPSKGLIREPFNLDEITSVYKKYATCMSVLTDEKYFQGSYQYLEYVRSQVEQPLICKDFFIDEYQVYLARISGGDAILLMLSVLDDEQYLALHKVADSLNMSVLTEVSNEQEVSRALALNASLIGINNRDLRDLSTDLATTERLRQLIPNDKVVISESGIYTHKDVKRLAPLCDGFLIGSSLMAERDLEAACRKVILGENKVCGLTRSQDAMAAYASGAVYGGLIFYPKSPRYVDIDCAKQVTQSAPLAYVGVFVNAPLEQVVDYAQSLKLAAVQLHGDENSEYIQSLRKELPLGCEIWKAQAVKGELPKPLEGVDRHLYDTYSKSQKGGTGEAFDWSVLETATVPFMLAGGLNPENIHAALYRGANGLDLNSGVEASAGKKCQTKLQNAFSHIRNY; this is translated from the coding sequence ATGGCTAACGTGTTAGACAAAATTGTTGCCGACAAACGCATTGAATTAGAACAAAGAAAAGCACAGCGCCCGCTTGAGTCATTCATTGGCGATGTTGTGCCAACCAAGCGAGACTTTGAAGCGGCATTAGCAGCAACCGGTACGCAGTTTATTTTAGAATGTAAAAAGGCCTCACCGTCAAAAGGGCTAATTCGCGAACCATTCAATTTAGACGAAATTACATCAGTTTATAAAAAGTACGCAACCTGTATGAGCGTGCTAACGGACGAAAAATATTTTCAAGGCAGTTATCAGTACCTTGAATACGTGCGCAGCCAAGTGGAACAGCCGCTTATTTGTAAAGACTTCTTTATTGATGAGTACCAAGTTTACTTAGCACGCATATCGGGTGGTGATGCGATTCTATTAATGCTCTCAGTCCTTGATGACGAGCAATATTTAGCGCTTCATAAAGTGGCTGATTCTTTAAACATGTCGGTACTTACTGAAGTCAGTAATGAGCAAGAAGTTAGCCGTGCACTTGCACTTAATGCCAGCCTAATTGGTATTAATAACCGCGACCTTCGTGATTTAAGTACTGATCTTGCAACAACTGAGCGTTTACGTCAGCTTATCCCAAATGACAAAGTGGTGATTTCAGAGTCGGGCATTTATACCCATAAAGATGTAAAACGCCTTGCGCCATTGTGTGATGGCTTTTTAATTGGCAGCTCACTAATGGCTGAGCGCGACTTAGAAGCCGCATGTCGTAAAGTGATTTTAGGTGAGAACAAAGTGTGCGGTTTAACCCGTTCACAAGATGCGATGGCAGCCTACGCAAGTGGTGCTGTGTATGGTGGCTTAATTTTTTATCCTAAGTCACCGCGCTATGTTGATATCGACTGTGCCAAGCAAGTTACGCAAAGTGCCCCACTCGCGTATGTGGGTGTGTTTGTCAATGCACCTCTTGAACAAGTGGTCGATTATGCACAAAGCTTAAAATTAGCAGCCGTGCAATTACATGGCGATGAGAATAGCGAGTATATTCAAAGCCTCAGAAAGGAATTACCGCTTGGCTGTGAAATTTGGAAAGCCCAAGCTGTTAAAGGCGAATTACCTAAACCACTTGAAGGGGTTGATCGCCATTTATACGACACTTACAGCAAGAGCCAAAAAGGCGGCACAGGCGAAGCATTTGATTGGTCTGTGCTAGAGACGGCAACCGTGCCGTTTATGTTAGCCGGTGGTTTGAATCCAGAGAATATCCATGCAGCGCTTTATCGCGGTGCCAATGGCCTTGACCTAAACTCTGGCGTTGAAGCGTCAGCGGGTAAAAAGTGCCAAACAAAATTACAAAACGCGTTTTCGCATATCAGAAATTATTGA
- a CDS encoding inner membrane-spanning protein YciB — translation MRAIIEYTPLILFFAVFKLVDIYWATALLMLTTLIQVAYCYFKDGKVPTRHWVFFAIAVVLGTLTLVFHDEQFVKWKATIVYAILSATLLVSRYVLGKNLVKKALSSILENASESKQEIKVPETLWNKLNLFWVAVTGGISALNIYIAYNFSLDFWVNFKVFGLMGITFVCVLATIITLFKYLPEDDEEKDSKQS, via the coding sequence ATGCGCGCAATTATTGAATACACTCCGCTGATTTTGTTTTTTGCGGTTTTCAAATTAGTTGATATTTATTGGGCAACAGCCTTGCTGATGCTAACTACCTTAATTCAGGTTGCTTATTGTTATTTTAAAGATGGCAAAGTACCAACCCGCCACTGGGTGTTTTTTGCAATCGCAGTCGTGCTAGGTACACTTACCTTAGTCTTCCACGATGAACAGTTTGTGAAATGGAAGGCCACCATTGTGTATGCCATCTTAAGTGCTACCTTGTTAGTCAGCCGCTATGTGCTTGGAAAAAACCTAGTTAAAAAAGCACTTAGCTCGATTTTAGAAAATGCCTCTGAGAGTAAACAAGAAATCAAGGTACCGGAAACACTGTGGAACAAACTTAATCTCTTTTGGGTTGCGGTAACCGGTGGTATATCAGCGCTGAACATCTACATTGCCTATAATTTCTCACTCGATTTTTGGGTTAACTTTAAAGTATTTGGTTTAATGGGCATTACCTTTGTATGCGTGCTAGCCACGATCATTACCCTATTTAAATACTTACCTGAGGATGACGAAGAGAAAGATTCAAAGCAATCTTAA
- the trpA gene encoding tryptophan synthase subunit alpha, which produces MSQTNRYGQLFATLNETNQGAFVPFVTIGDPNKALSVEIIKSLIDGGADALELGIPFSDPIADGPVIQAANIRALDENINTQDCFDIIKQVREYNADIPIGLLLYSNLVLKRGIEKFYQDAKEAGVDSILVADVPLHESKPFRKTAMKNGIDPIFIATPNADDDTLRECASYGRGYTYLLSRAGVTGTETKAQMPADSLVKKLKDYHAAPALLGFGVSTPEDVKSALESGAAGAISGSAVVKIIEANLDDRAAMLTGLKEFVASMKAATK; this is translated from the coding sequence ATGAGCCAGACTAACCGTTACGGACAACTGTTCGCCACATTAAATGAAACAAACCAAGGTGCTTTTGTACCCTTCGTTACGATTGGTGATCCTAATAAAGCACTGAGTGTAGAGATCATCAAAAGCTTAATTGATGGCGGCGCTGATGCCCTTGAGCTAGGTATTCCATTTTCAGATCCGATTGCAGATGGCCCGGTGATCCAAGCTGCTAACATTCGTGCACTTGATGAAAACATCAATACCCAAGATTGCTTTGATATCATTAAACAAGTGCGTGAGTACAATGCCGATATTCCAATTGGCCTGTTATTGTATTCAAACCTAGTACTTAAGCGGGGCATCGAAAAGTTTTATCAAGATGCTAAAGAAGCCGGTGTTGATTCAATTTTAGTGGCTGACGTGCCGCTGCACGAATCAAAGCCATTTCGTAAAACAGCAATGAAAAATGGCATCGACCCAATTTTTATTGCAACGCCTAATGCTGATGATGACACCTTACGGGAGTGTGCGTCATATGGTCGTGGTTACACATACCTTCTTTCACGCGCAGGTGTGACAGGCACAGAAACCAAGGCACAAATGCCAGCAGATTCATTAGTTAAAAAACTAAAAGATTATCATGCTGCACCGGCTCTACTTGGCTTTGGTGTATCAACACCTGAAGATGTTAAATCAGCACTTGAGTCAGGAGCCGCTGGTGCCATTTCAGGCTCTGCGGTTGTTAAAATCATCGAGGCAAACCTTGATGATCGAGCTGCGATGCTCACTGGTTTAAAAGAGTTTGTAGCCAGTATGAAAGCTGCTACTAAGTAA
- a CDS encoding HU family DNA-binding protein, which produces MNKAALVSQMAAHSELTKKDTQAALTSMLNAIEKSLSEGDQVQINGFGTFALSYYPARKGRNPQTGEEIEIEGANKPVFKPAKALKDLL; this is translated from the coding sequence ATGAATAAAGCCGCGTTAGTATCACAAATGGCTGCCCACAGTGAATTAACAAAAAAAGACACGCAAGCTGCCTTAACGAGCATGTTAAATGCTATCGAAAAATCATTATCTGAGGGCGACCAAGTGCAAATAAATGGCTTTGGTACATTTGCCTTAAGTTATTATCCAGCCCGTAAAGGGCGCAACCCGCAAACCGGTGAAGAAATTGAAATAGAAGGCGCTAATAAGCCAGTTTTCAAACCTGCTAAAGCACTCAAAGACCTTCTATAA
- the trpD gene encoding anthranilate phosphoribosyltransferase → MEATTQTQLNQLLAKQDLSFSQATTLFDAIMNGQLNDIELTAALIALKLKGETSDEIAGAAASMRANAVPFQTSKTLLADSCGTGGDGSNTINISTTAAIVAAAAGINMVKHGNRSVSSNSGSADLLKALGINIDMSPEQAAHCLDNTGFTFLFAPHYHSGVRHAMGVRTALKSRTIFNILGPLANPAAPEVQLLGVYDPSLCLPMAETLKTLGTKRAMVVHGAGTDEIALDGTTKVVELNNGELSEYTLTASDFGLANYSLEQLAGQGPEYNAKASLAILQGQGEMAHNAAIIANVAALLYLTDKAGDLKAAADQVSELLASGKAMDTLNAIIEVSHG, encoded by the coding sequence ATGGAAGCAACAACTCAAACCCAGTTAAACCAATTATTAGCAAAGCAAGATTTATCATTTTCGCAAGCAACTACATTGTTTGACGCCATCATGAATGGCCAGCTTAATGATATTGAATTAACTGCTGCACTTATCGCCCTAAAACTGAAAGGCGAAACAAGTGATGAAATCGCCGGTGCGGCGGCATCAATGCGCGCCAATGCAGTGCCATTTCAAACCAGCAAAACCTTACTTGCTGATAGCTGTGGTACCGGTGGCGATGGCTCAAACACAATTAATATTAGTACCACAGCTGCTATTGTTGCCGCCGCTGCGGGCATCAATATGGTCAAACATGGTAATCGCAGTGTATCGAGTAACTCGGGCTCAGCGGATTTACTTAAAGCCTTGGGTATCAATATCGATATGAGCCCTGAGCAAGCAGCGCATTGTTTAGACAATACTGGGTTTACATTTTTATTTGCACCGCATTATCACAGTGGTGTACGCCATGCGATGGGCGTGCGTACGGCTCTTAAAAGCCGCACAATTTTTAATATCTTAGGGCCACTGGCCAACCCTGCTGCCCCTGAGGTGCAATTGCTTGGTGTTTATGACCCTTCACTGTGTTTACCAATGGCCGAAACCTTAAAAACCCTTGGCACAAAACGCGCTATGGTGGTTCACGGTGCAGGCACTGACGAAATCGCCTTAGACGGGACAACCAAAGTGGTTGAGCTTAATAACGGTGAACTGAGCGAATACACGCTAACAGCGAGCGATTTTGGTCTTGCAAACTATTCACTTGAACAACTAGCAGGCCAAGGCCCAGAATATAACGCAAAAGCAAGCTTAGCGATTTTACAAGGTCAAGGTGAAATGGCGCATAACGCTGCCATTATAGCCAACGTCGCCGCCCTTCTTTATTTAACCGATAAAGCAGGTGATTTAAAAGCAGCCGCAGATCAAGTAAGCGAATTATTAGCATCAGGCAAAGCGATGGACACATTGAACGCAATTATTGAGGTAAGTCATGGCTAA
- a CDS encoding sodium-dependent transporter, whose product MSEKREHFSSRLGFILAAAGSAVGIGNLVGFPVSATKNGGGAFLLVYALFVIFICLPVMMAEMAMGRKAQKDPLGSYKLLASNDPKWNFAGFLAVLTPFMIAVFYMVITVWIFGYLSQTAFGNLDALAQPDNFGTFINSYTVFGYMAVVAIIVNLILVGGVKEGIEKAAKFMMPALFVLLTALVVYVLTLDNAMAGVKYYIVPDFSKMSASVLNGALAQAFFSLSLGMGILMTYASYISKKDDIVGSAKMVAVTDSLVAFIAGLMVLPAIFSFNPNTDPSTLSDSSVSMIFVYLPKILLALQADIGYVGASIVAFVFFLLVFFAAITSLVSIVEVPTATLSDRKGISRKKALAILTLSTGVLTVLCTMSFGMVDSLTQFVNYGGADKSLFDIVYDVFYDTILPLNGLMVCLFVMYRWKKANLSAELSQGCDGYIGSFTEKYVNFSLSTFIPAILLLIFVNTVATKFFAFSIFGF is encoded by the coding sequence ATGAGCGAAAAACGCGAGCATTTTAGCTCCCGCCTCGGTTTTATTTTAGCGGCAGCCGGTTCTGCTGTAGGTATCGGAAACTTAGTGGGTTTTCCTGTTTCCGCTACAAAAAATGGTGGTGGTGCTTTCCTTTTAGTCTATGCATTGTTTGTCATTTTTATCTGTTTGCCTGTAATGATGGCCGAAATGGCAATGGGTCGTAAAGCGCAAAAAGATCCTCTCGGTTCTTACAAATTGTTAGCGAGCAATGATCCAAAATGGAACTTTGCGGGCTTTTTAGCGGTACTAACGCCATTTATGATTGCTGTTTTTTACATGGTGATCACTGTGTGGATTTTTGGTTATTTATCGCAAACCGCATTTGGTAATTTAGATGCTTTAGCTCAGCCTGATAACTTTGGTACCTTTATCAATAGCTATACCGTGTTTGGTTATATGGCTGTAGTTGCAATCATCGTTAACTTGATCTTGGTTGGTGGTGTAAAAGAAGGTATTGAAAAAGCAGCTAAGTTTATGATGCCGGCTTTATTTGTGTTACTTACCGCGCTGGTGGTTTATGTATTAACACTTGATAACGCGATGGCGGGTGTAAAGTATTACATCGTACCTGATTTTAGTAAAATGAGTGCGAGTGTACTTAATGGTGCGCTAGCTCAAGCGTTCTTCTCACTGTCGTTAGGTATGGGTATTTTAATGACCTATGCATCATATATTTCTAAGAAAGACGACATTGTTGGCAGTGCAAAAATGGTTGCGGTAACCGATTCATTGGTTGCATTTATTGCCGGTCTTATGGTGCTTCCAGCTATTTTTAGTTTTAATCCGAATACTGATCCGAGTACTTTATCAGACTCATCGGTGTCGATGATTTTTGTATATCTACCAAAAATTTTATTAGCATTACAAGCTGATATTGGCTACGTGGGTGCATCAATTGTTGCGTTTGTATTCTTCTTATTAGTCTTTTTTGCGGCAATTACGTCACTTGTATCGATTGTGGAAGTACCAACAGCAACATTAAGTGACCGTAAGGGTATCAGCCGTAAAAAAGCATTGGCTATCCTAACTTTATCAACAGGCGTATTAACTGTGTTGTGTACCATGTCATTTGGTATGGTTGACTCTCTTACTCAGTTTGTTAATTATGGCGGCGCAGATAAGAGCTTATTTGATATTGTTTATGATGTGTTTTACGACACAATTTTACCGCTTAATGGTTTAATGGTGTGTTTATTCGTTATGTACCGCTGGAAAAAAGCAAACTTATCAGCAGAGCTAAGCCAAGGCTGTGACGGCTATATCGGCAGCTTTACAGAGAAGTATGTGAACTTTTCGCTATCAACGTTTATCCCTGCCATTTTATTACTTATTTTTGTAAATACGGTCGCAACGAAGTTTTTTGCATTTAGTATTTTCGGATTTTAA
- a CDS encoding aminodeoxychorismate/anthranilate synthase component II produces the protein MTTTSAYKIYFLDNFDSFSYNLVDELSMLGCQLVVYRNNISAQSIFDKMCQETVPVLLVLSPGPGAPSDAGCLMELIELCKGRFPMLGICLGQQALTQSYGGVIGHAGETVHGKSSIITLTEHPVFAGMGDKMPVARYHSLMATKVPDDVEVIACYENIPMAIYHQQDNALGYQFHPESILTPNGALLLQQSIEFLTARVQ, from the coding sequence ATGACGACAACATCAGCCTATAAAATCTACTTTTTAGATAATTTTGATTCATTTAGTTATAACTTAGTCGATGAACTTTCTATGTTAGGGTGCCAGTTAGTGGTATACCGTAATAACATCAGTGCACAAAGCATCTTCGACAAAATGTGCCAAGAGACTGTGCCTGTATTATTAGTGCTTTCACCTGGTCCTGGCGCACCATCTGATGCAGGTTGTTTAATGGAGCTCATTGAACTGTGTAAAGGCCGCTTCCCGATGCTGGGTATCTGTTTAGGGCAGCAAGCACTAACACAAAGCTACGGTGGGGTTATTGGTCATGCAGGCGAAACTGTGCACGGCAAGTCATCAATTATTACGCTGACTGAGCACCCAGTATTCGCGGGTATGGGCGATAAAATGCCAGTTGCTCGTTATCATTCATTAATGGCAACCAAAGTCCCTGATGATGTTGAAGTAATTGCTTGTTATGAAAATATTCCGATGGCAATTTACCATCAACAAGATAATGCCCTTGGCTATCAGTTTCATCCTGAGTCAATTTTAACGCCAAATGGCGCATTGCTATTACAGCAAAGCATTGAATTTTTAACCGCACGCGTGCAGTAG
- a CDS encoding CPBP family glutamic-type intramembrane protease, giving the protein MNANQYRWFEFTLIFVSLPLLGFLLRAHLANWLIPALIILMAVCSMLLLSDPHFKRFRLTSLGEFSAVKRRLFSFFFLGALFSGMFYGIMNQENWFSMPRNSFYDWLMLLLLYPILSVMPQELIFRTYFFHRYKHIMPSKTVRIIVSASVFALAHIVYANVLAVLLAFLGGLLFSYTYAQSRSTFVCVIEHSLWGLWMFTLGLGDVLDAGAI; this is encoded by the coding sequence TTGAACGCTAACCAATACCGCTGGTTTGAATTTACCCTCATATTTGTTTCTTTGCCGCTATTAGGCTTCTTGCTACGCGCCCACCTCGCTAACTGGCTTATACCTGCCCTTATTATTTTAATGGCCGTGTGCAGCATGTTGCTTTTGTCTGACCCTCATTTCAAACGCTTTAGGCTAACCAGCTTAGGTGAATTTAGTGCAGTCAAACGTCGCTTGTTTAGCTTTTTCTTTTTAGGGGCGCTATTCTCAGGCATGTTTTACGGCATCATGAATCAAGAAAACTGGTTTTCGATGCCCAGAAATTCTTTTTATGATTGGCTGATGTTGTTATTGCTCTATCCCATTTTATCGGTGATGCCGCAAGAGCTTATTTTTAGAACCTACTTTTTCCATCGTTATAAACACATTATGCCAAGTAAAACCGTGCGTATTATTGTCAGCGCATCGGTGTTTGCGTTGGCTCACATTGTCTATGCGAATGTACTCGCCGTACTTCTAGCATTTTTAGGTGGGCTGCTTTTTTCTTACACCTATGCGCAAAGCCGCTCGACCTTTGTGTGTGTTATTGAACACAGTTTATGGGGACTTTGGATGTTTACTTTGGGGCTAGGTGATGTTTTAGATGCAGGGGCTATTTAG